The Halococcus hamelinensis 100A6 nucleotide sequence GACCCACTAATTCTGGCTAAGACAGTGGTAACAGATGGTATCTCCAATATAAGAATCACCCATCCGTCTCTTGCATCTTTCGCAGGTTCGAACAGGCTCCGCTGATCCGGTCCGGTCATTTCGCTGCATGGCATCACCCACCAAGCGCTGCTGGCGACTTCATCAAAAAACTATCAGAAATGTTCAAATAAAAGACTCAGGTATTAAGGCTAGCTGCCTACAAAGACACTTCTGTAGCGCTAATGGCCTCTCGGCGGCTGAAATCGCTGCAGAGCTGGCAGGATAAGCGTGACCGTGCGGCGCTGTAATGTCGCCGATAGAAGCTTACTTCGAGCCCATCGAAGGCATCTCTCACGCGACTGCATCGGGTTGTACGTCGAGAGAGTCGCTTCTCGCTCGTTGCACACCGAACCGACTGACCGATGTGCAAGGAACTTCAGTCGAATCAGCTTCTGCATGTAATTCTGAATAGAGACTCGAACGTCAATATAAACAAACAGCAGTCAGTTGCTTAAATCAGTGCTTCTAAGCGAGGCGATATGCAATGAATTCACGGTTGGATATAAATGCGAATCAAAACTGATGGGAAGCACGAGTATCGAGTCGATCAATTGCGCCAGATCATGCAAGCTACTGAAGAAGGGACCAAATCAGGGGCCTTCGACTTCTCGACCGAATTCACGCTGAGAATGCTGGAGAATCTCGATCAGGCTCTCCACCACTCCGACATGACCGAAGAGCTTGCGGAGGTTCTCTCAACTCCCACAGTGGATTTGACCTATCGAATAGAGGCCAACCTCGATGTGAATCCAAGCCGGCGGGCGCGAGCGGATGAGTGATTGATCTGAGCCAAGATCGAAGTTTTGCACATCAGCTCAAGAAGGGATCTCTCAGCGAGTAAAGCAAACGAATAGCAACCTCCATCAGGAATTTGCCGTTGCCGGCCGGCACATAGCTAGAAATCTATTTCCTTCCGAAGATCATGAATTGCGATGTCTAAAAGGAACTCCTTGCTGACTCCTAGTTCAGAACCCTCGAACTTGATCTGCTGAGCAGGCATACCAGAAGACCGTCCCCTCAACTATCGTCGATCCTGTGTCAGCCGACGGCTGTAATACCGTGCCGAGAGCAGTCTCCGGGTAAATCGTGAATCACTCACCATCTGATCGAACTCTCAACGATCTCGCCGATGCCGTCGCTGGCGAGTTCGAGGCATACCGTCACTCTGACGGCTTCAACGAACTCTCGCTCGTCATCGACAACAGCGACCGCGACCGCTCGACCCTGATCGTCCACATTGATCGAGAGCAGGCCACCGACCTCGCCGACCGCGTCGAAGTATTCCTCCGCGATCACGGCGCACAGACCCAACGCGAGCACTACGCGACCTTCGAATCGGCGCTAGATATCCTTGACCGGATGTACGACGATCTTAAACCCGAGGCCGATTACCGACCAGACTCTACGGAAGTTCCTCGATGATGTCGACAAGTATTTCTTCAGTTTGCCATCGATAGAGCCGACCCTCGTTCTCAAACAAATCGAAGACCCCATCCTGCATCCAGCCAAACGGGTGCTCTTCGTCTTCGTAGACCCGTTTGAGGACGTGACTCTTCGCGAAGTACTCGACCGTCCCAACGAGCAGGCCTTGTTCGACGAGGAAGTCACTGGGGTCCTTCTCGGCGACACCGACGAGATACGTGACGAGGTCGGCGATCAGGCAGAACTTCTGAATGCTATTGTCCCACTCTCCGCGGATGTCCACCATCCGGAATGCGTAGGCATCCTGACGGCGGTTGAGGCGGTCTACCACCAGATTCAGTCGTCGGATCGGCTCCCGGTCGTAGTTCCCGAGGACGAAGTACGACCGATCGTTTTCGTAGATCGGCGTGAGTTCACTCAGCGCGTGTAGAATCTCCTCGTTGTCCGCCAGCGAGAGTTCCTCTTGGTCGATCTGCTCTTTGGCGCTCGTGAGAATTTCGTCGGGAACCGGCGACTCCTCGTCGGACATATCACACCTACTCCACGTGGAGGAATATGGTTTACTACATAAACTACTGGGTGAATCGTTTTGTAGTTTACTTTGGAGTGATTCACTCAAGAGTAAACTACTTCCCGTGCCGGGGCGTAGATGTTCGTATGAGTACCGACGTGGGGACTGCTGAAGACACGGAGGCGCGTGAGCTCGTCCACTTCGTAACTCAACAGACGCGATTTACGCTGCTCAACAACATCCTCCAGCACCCCGACCAGCTGCCGTCGATGTACGAACTCGAGCAGTTGAACCCAAGCATTAGCGACGCCACTGTCTACAAGCACATCCAGAAACTGATCGACGCTGGCATCGTCAAGGAGGCTGCGCTTTCGGACGACAAACGTCGGCAGGGCTATCCCTGGAAGTTCTACGGCGTGAGCGACGCGGGCCGAGAGTTCCTCGACGAACACAACCTACTGGAGGCCGAGGAAACCCTTCAACGCATCTACGAGACGATTTCCGACAAGTCCAAGAAGATGATCAAGTACGAGAACGCGCCGCGCCCCCACTGACGGGAGCTGCAGAGACCGACTCGCGGCGCGATGTGCAGTCGATTTTCGTCTCTTCTGTCACGTGGACACATCGGGATCTGAGGCCATCACGAGAGATGCTGCCAGATCTCGGTGGGATCGGTGTCGTTCAGTTCGGCGTTCGTCTGCATTTTCCGGAGCTCGGTGATACAGCGCTTAGCGACCAACGGATACACGTCAGCAGGTGTGAATGAAACATCGAGTTCCATCAGTTCCGGCCAGTCTTCGGCCCAAATATCCTCAACCACGCGGGGGTAGAGGTCGTCGTTCAGATGCAGGCCGAACTCACGTCCTTCCTCGACGACCATCGTCCGAACCTGTTTCCGGATCCGCGCCGGCGTGCAGTACGTCGCAACCACGTATTCGGCCCCCGACTCCGCATCCTCGGGTTGCTGTCCGAACTGTTCGCGGTTCAACTCCCTGAACTCCTCGCGGACCAGTTTCGCGCGACGCGCCGAGGCGTCGCTTCGCACCACGACACCTTCGACCTGCATCTCCTCAGCCAGCGACGATGCCGGAAACGTGTACGTCTCCGGATCGAACCCATCGTCGAGGTGCTCGAGAATCGTTGCCGGAACGAACGACGAGGCGGTCGGGGCAGTATCGACGCGGATGCGCTCGAATATCTCCCACGCAGTCTCGGTGTCGAGAAAGCCCTCGAAGGTTTCCTCGTAGGGATTCCCCGGTGACGTCATCGTCTCGACTGCCACATACGGGAGGACGTCAAAGCCAACTAGCGCAGGCAGGTCGCGATCAGTGTATCCGTAATCGAGCGTCGAATACACGAGATTCTCGGCGTACACGATCAGCGGCCCCTCGTACTCGTCGTGAAGCGTTCGGAGAGTAGCGATATCGACGCCCTCGCGGAGGCAGCGAACCGCACGATGCAGCGCACCGTCGATCTCATCCAACGAGTCGCGATGATTGCCTCGGATGGCCTTCCGCGTCCCGAAGACGAGACCTCCATCGCCATCGGCTGCACTGGCAACTTGGTCCGGATACCACTCCGCGTATCGTTCATCATACAGCGTGAACCGGAACGCGCTCCCGTCGAACTTCTCGACGAGGGTCAGATCTTCGACGTCGAACAACTCCGCTGGGACAACCGGATGGTCGTAGCGCGGGATTTTCGGATACACCTTCATAGTTCAGTTATGCCATCGTGGTTCTCGGTCGGGACGATCGACTACCCACCCTCACGCTCGATCGAGAGCATGTCCATATCGAAAGCTGGGTACGATACAGTATGAACGGTCTTATTAGTTCTTCCACACGCTGATGAAACCGAACTCTTCCCCCATGGCCACTGCATGGATCCAGATGGGAATCCTCTAGAGTCTCTGCGAGATACCTTGTATCCTCAATTAGTTCACCACCGGTTGAGGACTCCATCCAAGAGCTGACGAACCGATACTACCGTGGACTCGAAGTTCTCCAGGTACTCGCCGAACCAATAGCCGTCGACGAACTGGCCACCGATCTTGAATTAGACATCGATGTGGTCCGAGACAGGATCGCGTATCTTGACAAGTTTGACCGAATACGCCAAGATGGCGAAACAGTCAGTCCGGTGGATTAGTCCGACTTCCGTCCCTACTTAGAAGGAAGACGGTTATCGGTCGAGGAAACTCGTTCCTGGCTGATTTCGTTCTCCA carries:
- a CDS encoding DUF7692 domain-containing protein; this translates as MRIKTDGKHEYRVDQLRQIMQATEEGTKSGAFDFSTEFTLRMLENLDQALHHSDMTEELAEVLSTPTVDLTYRIEANLDVNPSRRARADE
- a CDS encoding MarR family transcriptional regulator, which translates into the protein MSTDVGTAEDTEARELVHFVTQQTRFTLLNNILQHPDQLPSMYELEQLNPSISDATVYKHIQKLIDAGIVKEAALSDDKRRQGYPWKFYGVSDAGREFLDEHNLLEAEETLQRIYETISDKSKKMIKYENAPRPH
- a CDS encoding RNA ligase family protein is translated as MKVYPKIPRYDHPVVPAELFDVEDLTLVEKFDGSAFRFTLYDERYAEWYPDQVASAADGDGGLVFGTRKAIRGNHRDSLDEIDGALHRAVRCLREGVDIATLRTLHDEYEGPLIVYAENLVYSTLDYGYTDRDLPALVGFDVLPYVAVETMTSPGNPYEETFEGFLDTETAWEIFERIRVDTAPTASSFVPATILEHLDDGFDPETYTFPASSLAEEMQVEGVVVRSDASARRAKLVREEFRELNREQFGQQPEDAESGAEYVVATYCTPARIRKQVRTMVVEEGREFGLHLNDDLYPRVVEDIWAEDWPELMELDVSFTPADVYPLVAKRCITELRKMQTNAELNDTDPTEIWQHLS